CGGCGGCTCGGGCTCGATGAGCCGAAAGTCGGGCTGAGCGTCCAGAAACCAGCGGACGTTATCCACAGTTTCGGCGCGGGTGAGCGCGCAAACCGCGTAGACGAGCCGGCCGCCCGGCCGCGTGAGCATTGCGGCGGTCGCGAGCAGCTCGCGCTGGAGCGCGGCCAGCTCGTGGACGGCCTTCTCCGTCACCCGCGTGCGCAGCTCGGGGTGGCCGCGCAGGGTGCCGGTGCCGGTGCAGGGCGCGTCGAGGAGGACCTTGGCGGCGGGCTCGAGCGCGGGCAGGGTGCGCAGGTCGTGGCTGAGGAAGGTGGCCTCGAGGCCGAGCCGGCGCAGGTTGGCGCGCCCCCGCTCGGCCTTCTTGGCGAAGAGGTCGAGGCTGGTGACGGCCGCGCCCGCCGCCGCCAGCTGCGCGGCCTTGACGCCCCCGCCGCCCGCTAAGTCGAGCACGCGCTCGCCGGCCTTGACCTCGAGGAGCCGGGTGGGCACGGTCGAACTCGGGTTTTGCGCCTGCACCCAGCCGCGCTTAAAGGCGCTAAGCTCGACCAGCGGTTTGGGAGAGCGCACCGCTACGGTGTCCGCGAGCGGCCCATCGGTCAGCTCGGCCCCTTCCGCCTCGAGGCTGGCCCTCGCCTCCGGTCGGTAGAGCAGCAGCCAGAGGGGTTGGGGCGTCAGGCCGCTCGCCGCCAGCCTCGCCGCCCTGTCCGGCCCAAAGAGCCCCTGCCACTCCTGGTAGAGCCAGCCCGGCAGACCGGCGGCGGTGGCCTCGTCCAGCCCTTCTTGCAAGGTTACGCGGCGCAAGACCGCGTTGGCGAGCCCGGCGAGCCGGGGAAAGGCCGCCTTGACGACCTCGACCCACTCGTTGACGGCGGCATGCCCAGCCGTCTCCCGAAAGAGGCGCTCGTAGCTGCCCAGGCGCAGGGCGTCCAGGACCTCGGGCGGCAAGCCCTCGGGGGCTTTGAGCAGCGGCCTCAAACAGGCGTCGAGGGTTATTTCGCGGCGCAGGCTGCCGTAGACGAGATCGGTGACCAGGCCGCGGTCTTGCGCCGAGAGCGGCTCTTTGCGCAGAGCGGCGTCCACTGCGGGCGCAGAAAAAGCGCCGCGGTGAACGCGGCGCAGGGTGTCCAGGGCAACTTGTCGGGCGGAGGCTATTCGCGGTTCCCCAGGAAGATGCTCAGGTAGTAGAGCAGGTAGGCCAAAGAGGCCGCCATCGCCGCCACGTAGGTCATCGCCGCCGCGCTGAGGACCGCGCGGGCCCCGCCCGAGTCCTGCGAGGTGACCAGGCCCATGCTGCTCAGTTGCGCCATCGCCCGCCTCGAGGCGTCGAATTCGACCGGCAGGGTGACTACCTGAAAGAGCACCGCGGCGGCGAAGAGCGCCAAACCCACCAGGATGAGGTTTTCGTTCATGCCCAGC
The window above is part of the Deinococcota bacterium genome. Proteins encoded here:
- a CDS encoding MFS transporter produces the protein MASARQVALDTLRRVHRGAFSAPAVDAALRKEPLSAQDRGLVTDLVYGSLRREITLDACLRPLLKAPEGLPPEVLDALRLGSYERLFRETAGHAAVNEWVEVVKAAFPRLAGLANAVLRRVTLQEGLDEATAAGLPGWLYQEWQGLFGPDRAARLAASGLTPQPLWLLLYRPEARASLEAEGAELTDGPLADTVAVRSPKPLVELSAFKRGWVQAQNPSSTVPTRLLEVKAGERVLDLAGGGGVKAAQLAAAGAAVTSLDLFAKKAERGRANLRRLGLEATFLSHDLRTLPALEPAAKVLLDAPCTGTGTLRGHPELRTRVTEKAVHELAALQRELLATAAMLTRPGGRLVYAVCALTRAETVDNVRWFLDAQPDFRLIEPEPPLPAVETAEETAEGTFLLPLGGLDGFFISVFERVC